In Cryptomeria japonica chromosome 5, Sugi_1.0, whole genome shotgun sequence, the genomic window CCATTCCTAGTactctcctctttgcaaaagattgTGTCCAATGGCGTGCAGTAACCAAGAATTTTGGATAATCATTCAAGTATTGCCGTGCCACCATGGCGTCCTGAGGATCATTAGGTTCAGGTGTTGAAAGCAAAGCTTGTAGAGAAATTAATGTGGTTTTCAAGGTTAGAGCTGGGCTCCACTGGTTTTTTAAGATATCCAGGCATATTGCACCATTTTGGCTACTGATATTGGGATGCCAAACTTTTGTTATAAATTGCATCTTTGGTGGCTCAAATGGATACCCATCTGGCAAACGAATGTCAATCTGGAAGGAGCCCTGTTCATAAGGGCTGTCCATGGGGCCTGCAATTGTTCCACACATATGTGACATATCATTCTCCTCAAAAACTTTAATGCTTACTCCTGTTAAATTCTTATCTTTCTCTATTTGGGTCAATTCCCTCTGTACGCGTTTGGTGTCCACCATTGTCAAAATGCTAATACTAATGGCAGTAGTCTTCTCTCTGTAAATTAGAATAACAGGATTATCAAACTTGTTGCTCTCTGTGTGATCAATAAACCCTAAATGCACTCTATATATGTAGTATTCCTTTTTGGTTTTATTTATAAATGATTTACTCGGTTGCAAGGCCGACAACCCTCCTCCCTTTTCTTTTCAAACCGCTGCCTGCCTTGCCTTTCACAACGCTATTTCATGTTTTGACAATTGAAGTAATCTAAAAAACACACACAAATAGTTAACTATTTTAGAACACAATTTTTAGAACAAAtaattgttattatttattatttaattagtagtAACAAAAATATAGACTTCaattttattgtattatgtttttcttttctcaTTTATTAAATCTAAATTTCTGTGTAGAAAAGGACATTGATGCGAAGTTTAGTGTAAGTTTCTGAATTTTTTTAAAGTAGTTTTCTATTTTCATAGTCTTTCAAAtagatctttttatttattttttatctttataTAGCATATTTATATTGCTTTGACAGTtgaagtaatttttttaaaatattaatagaaTAACTATTTATTATTTTCAAGTGTAAAATAGAGAAGACTTTTAACTTTCATGAGGTCAAAAGATAGTTTATGGGATATTAGATcttactttttttgtttttttgaagtgTTAAAATTCTACGATTTAATTTTATAATGATCTCTTCCCTTCTCTCAATCTTCTCCTTACATGAtacatctttaaaaaaaattggacTATAAAATATAACATATGAAATTGTCATACACTATTTGTCTAAATTTATATTTATCCAAAATCTGCAAATAAAAGTTGAAACTACAATTAAAAACCTGTCCATCATAAGAACTCATATCTCTTTTCATATTTCCCATGTAATTATATATAGCTTATTCACTAATGTAATCATATATAGCTTATTCACTAGCATTCTCAAATTACTTCAAACTATTCACCGTGAAAATGATAAAACATCATTTTAATCTTCTCACAAGCAACATGTGAGTTGTGAAGAATAATCTGAATACTATTGTAATCTC contains:
- the LOC131067580 gene encoding ubiquitin-conjugating enzyme E2 27-like; the protein is MVDTKRVQRELTQIEKDKNLTGVSIKVFEENDMSHMCGTIAGPMDSPYEQGSFQIDIRLPDGYPFEPPKMQFITKVWHPNISSQNGAICLDILKNQWSPALTLKTTLISLQALLSTPEPNDPQDAMVARQYLNDYPKFLVTARHWTQSFAKRRVLGMEEKVSKFVEMGFDEDTARNAIQQFSGDEDMALEKLCSG